The window TTTTAAAACCCTCCATTTTTTGAATAAAAGAATTTTGTCCTTCAGTAAATAAAAATAGATTTTCAAGTTTGTATTTTATACAATAACCAACCTTAGGTAGCATCATTTTATTATTAAGAGCTATTGCGTAAATTTTTTCTATTGCATATTCTGCTGAAACTAAATCTCAACTTTGAACAGCAACATTATATTTATTTACAAGATTAGTAATTTCATTAACATTAGAAATAAGATTTTTAGAATTATCAGAAAGCGAAGTTGAAAAATACGAAATAAATTGACGATCTGTTTGTATTATAAAATCGATAAATGATTCAATTGATGATTTGACAGAATCTAAATTTCTTCTAAAAAAACCTTTTTGCAGCTTCGCTTTTGCATCACTAAATTTTGTGTATAAAATAGTTTTATCATTATCTGTATATTCAAATCATTTCATCATTTGATCAAAAAAATCTATCGCAGCAATTTTTATTTTGCCTATATTTACTATTGAATTGGTATATGGAATTAAATTTTCATTTGCAAATTCTCCAATAGATTTACTTTTTTTACGCATAATTTATTTGACCCCTTCTAAATATCCTGAATTAAACATAGTTTCTATTTGTGATTTTAATGGAGAAATAGAAATAACCGCTTCTTTTATAATTTCTTTATATATTTTGTAATTTCCTCTTGTTTTAGCTTTAGCTAATCTATCTACAATATTATTTTCTACATTTAATGATGTAAAAATATTTTGAAATCTGTTTTTAATAACGTAACCCACTTTAGCAAGCGAATAAGTAAAATTTGATGCAATGGCAAATAGCTGTTCTATTTGAATTTCAGCACCTAACAGGTTTCAACTGTCTATTGATTTTTGATAATTAAAAGCAATATCCCTAATTTCATTTGTAAATTTATTTAATAGATTTGAAATATCACTTGATGCACTTAACATATACGAAACGAAGTCTCTATCACTTTTTGTTGAAATTTCAATAAAATTTTCAATACCAAAACATAATTTATTAATTTGATTTTCATAAGCACCAGATACATAATCATTTCGTGATGACTCAATTTTTTTAAATAATAAATTATTATATAATTTTGCTAAATTCATTCAAGAAACTTGGTTTTGGAAAAAAGTTCAAATGTTTGCGTGTGTTTCGGAATCAATTCTAATATTTGATATATATGTTTTTGGTTGATAATCATTCATATTGCTATCTTCTAAAAACATCGGGCTTGAAGTAACTCCAACTGAAGCGTATTCGGGGGCTTGATATAATAATGGTGTTTCAAAAAAATCTTGTTTTTCGGTTTTTATTTTTTTAGTTTTTATTTTTGATTTATTTTTATATGGCTTTAAATTATTTTCAGAATTTTTAATTCTTAATATTTTTAATTCTTTATTACCTACAAAAAATAAAATTAAACAAATAATTTGAAGTAATAAAAATAAAAATAAAGGCGAGAAAAATAAACTAACAATTAAAATAGGAGAATTGATTTTAAATAAATTTAATGGTATTCAATAACCATTTATTGCAGAAACAAAATTTGAATCCTTAACATTAATTAATCCATTTTGCAAACTAAATATTAAAAAATAATTAGTGTAAATTGGCAAACTGGTAATTAATCCTCAGAATAGAAATACATTTGCAAATAAAATTAAAATTAGATTAATAAAATTAAAAATTCAATAATTTCTATAGTTTTTTTGTGTAAATGAATTTTTCAAATTTTTCTTTGTTTTAAAAAATATTATAAATGACAAACACAAAATTAATATTCCAAAAGAGAGTGGTATGTACGTTAAAAAAAATCAAAATGAACTATTAAAAGATACACTTATTGCAAATGGACCATGATAAATTAATATTCCACCAAAAATAGTATTTGATAAACCAAAATTATTTAATGATGATATGGCATTATAATTTTTGTTTGCCAACAGTTCAATATTTTTTGTAAAAATATTTATTAAAGAAAAATAAATCAATAAAATAGAAAATAGAAAATTAATAATAAATATAAATAATAACTTTGAATTAATTTTTTGCCCTTTTATTTTATTTGATGCTTCTTGCTTTTTAATAGGCATGCGCACCGCCCCTTTTTTATTTTAAATTAGAACTATTTTTATAATTATATCACATTTTTGTGAATTTTTTAACAGCCCCCTTTCACTCTAAGCAATTGTTTTTTCATTTTTTATCTTTATTAAAATTGTTGTAGTAATCAAAAAAGTATAAAAAGAAGGAATTAAAAATAAAATCATTCAATAAAATGGGAATACTTTAAAAAGAAGTGTAAATTGATATAAATTGGCTATTTCTCCCTTTACAATATTATAAAGTAGAAACGAAAAGCCAAATCCTGCCACAACCGCAACTACTGACGAAATTACATAACCCAAAATTATATAGCCAAGTAATTCGCGTTTATAATAGCCAAGTATTTTTAGTGTTTTAAAAATTGATTCGTTTTCTTTAATAACTAAATAAATCAATAATAATAAAGTAAAGACGGCAAGATACGTAAAGAAATTCATTATATTTAAAATTATATTTGTAATTGATGACAATGTGGTTTTGATAAATTTAGTAATTATCAAATAATCATCAGAAATTATTGTATTTTTTTCTATAATATCTGTGCTTAATTCATAGCTAGAATAGTCGCCGATTTCTCCATTGCTTGCCATTAACACAAAATTTTCATAAACCTTCGGTATTATATTTGTTGAATAAAATGAATTATAAAAATCAGAAATTTTAAAATTTGAACTATTAAGAAAATTAATTATATTGTTTGTAAATTTTAATTCAGTTTCTAAATTATCATTTGAATTTTGATTTAAAATAGAATTCATTCCACTTAGTTGATAAGTTAAATTTTCTTTAATTAATTTCATTGCACTATCTTGATTAATTAGAAATTGCTTTGTGGAATTGATAATTTTATAATCAACATTATTTATACGCACTAATAACGGAACTGTAATCATCAAATCATTATTTTCCAATAAATCAAATTCTAGCAAAACAAATGAATTTTTTAATTTTTTATAACTTGGATCTACAGTTGCATTTATATATTTAAAATCCAAATTAACACTATCATCAATTTTTACTTGCTGACTATCAATCAGACCTAATTCATAATAATCTAGAATATCTGCATTAACATTTAAATTAACACTATTAATATCATTTGTGTAGCCAATCTCATTTAATCCTCCAATGCTTTTTAGCATATCATCGGATACTAAACTAATTCTATTTGGATAGCCTATTGTTTTGCCATTTTTTACATTTAAAATTTTACCAGACAAAGATAAAAATGGTAATTGATTCAATTGTTTATAAATTGTTCCAGCAGAATAATTCATTCCATTAAATGATGGATATAAACCTTTTATTTTTAAATATAAAGATTGTATTTCTGAAAAAACATTTATTAAATTTGGATATTCGTCATTATAATTTGTTAAATTGCTATTTAAAACTTTATTAGAGTCATCATTATTAATATATAATCCTTCTACATTTGGAAATTTATTTAAACTTGGATAACAGTTTTCAGGTGTTACAGAACCTATACAAAATCCAACTAATAAATTATTATTATCAATTTGAGGTAAAATTCTTTTACTGTCATTATCTTCATATGTTGAATCAACATATTTATATTTTGGATGAACTGAAAAATCATTTTCACTACCGTTTAATAAAGGCGACATATAAGAACTTGAATTTTTATATGGATAGAAATGTTGTTGAATTAAACTAGTTGTATAATTAACACTATCATTAAAAATTAAGCCAAATAATCCAATAGTTGAAGATAAAAATATAATAATAAATGAAACAATAATTTTATAAAAATTTTTAAAACCAAATGACACAAATAAATTATTATGAAATATTTTTCTAAAAACAGGTTTAAAGAAACTTAGTGATTTTTCTGTATGCGAAATTGAATATATTTTTTCAGGCTTTAGATTAGAATTTGAAATATTTACAAATATTAAAATAAAAAATATTCCAAAATAAGCCATTACAATCATGATTATAAATAACCAAATATATCACTGAATTTTAAAATAATCTAATTCAAACGTATATGCATTAGAAATTGATTTAAATAAAACATTTTGTGTGACAAACATTCCCAAAATACTAAACATTAATGCAAGTAAAAGCGGATAAACTAAACTAGTAATATTTATAAATGCTAAATTAATTTTTTTTATGCCAATATTTCTTAAAAAAAATAAAATCTCTTTATCATTTTCAATTAGCTGTTTAATTATAAAAAATAAAATGGCTGCTGACAAACATAACATTATTACTATTAATAATATGTTGACGTAATCTAAAATAGTAATTATCAAAGTATATTGACTATATTCCATAGGATTATAACCCCCAGCATATAACGCTGCATATTCTGCAAGATCTTGTGAACTTAATCCATCTACAAATCATGATGAATGATTATTAATTATTGACGTAATCATTCTTTTATAATTAATTTTATGTGATTTGTTTTGCAAATCTTCAAATAAATAATGCGCCCCAGAAAAAGTTTTATCTATATTTTTATCATAAAGTGGCGGCATTTCATATTTTTCTGCATTAAAATTTTTTGATAAAATTTTTACAAGCTCCTCTGAATCACAAAGAACAGTATATTCAGTATTTTTAACCATTTTAAAATAAGAATCTGTTCAGCCAACGATATTATAATCTAATTTTGTAGATCCGTTTAGATATATATGTAAATCTAAATTTGAATTTAAAAATTTATTATATGAATTTTGCGTTAAATAAATATTCAATTTGCCTTCAACAACATCATTAACTTTATATAAATGAAATGGCTTTAATTTTGTATCTGAAAAATCTGTGGCATACATACATAAATCATCACCACCAGCAAATCCAGGAATTGCAAATTTAGTTGTATTAAAAGCAAAATCGTCTTTTTTTAATTCATTATAAACATATTCCAAAAATGCATTCCCAAAATTTTTTTGTGATATTTGTCAAAGTGCTATTAATTTATCGTAATATTTATAAATAATGACATTATCTTTTACATTTTGAACATAACCATCAACATTTCCAAGAGATGTTAGTAATTCTGAATCGTAATTAATATCTAAAAAAACATCATCACTAAATCCGTTTTTTGCTAAATCTTGATTTAAAAACTTGACTAAGTCATTTTTGTACTGATCAGATCATTGAATTTTGTCGCTAAATTGAGAAGTAACTTCACTTGAAAGTTGACTATCAACTCTGTTATTAATTTTATAAAGCTCATAAGTTAATTTATCAGATAAATTAAAAGTAAGTCCAAGCATACCAAAAATTAAACTTAATGAAGTTAATAAAAATAGGAAAAAAATAAAAAGAACACCAAAATTATTTTTTAAACTATGAAATGAATTTTTAAATAACAATTTCAAATTCATAAAATACTATTACCTCTTCCAATAACTAAACATAATAGTTTCATTATAACACCGCAAAATATTATTCACTATTAAATGGTACCTATTAAATTACAATTATTATAAATTTCAAATAAAAAACACCAAATAATTGGTGTTTTAAATTATAGGTATTTGTATGTATCTTCTTTTATGTGATCGTATAAACCATCTTCAAGACGTTTTCTAATAACTTTTTCAAATGCTCTTGTTCCATCAATAACACAATTTAATGGGTCTGGAGCAACTCTCGTTTTTAATTGAAAAATACCTTCAAAGTATTTATCAATATTTCTAATTAATGCTCCACCACCACAAACCATAATACCATTTCTCATAACATCTCCAGCTAATTCTGGTGGTGTATTTTCTAAAACTTCTATGATTAAGTCTGTAATTTTTGAAAAAGCAGTTAATAAAATATTTCGAACTTCTTCTGAAGAAATTCTTGCTTCTTTTGGCAATCCCGAGATTATATCGCGTCCATAAATTTGAATTGAACGTTCATTTGGGTATTTCACCAAAGAACCAACTGTTTTTTTAACGACTTCCGCTGTACGTTTACCAATTGCAAGATTATATTCAGATCTAATGTATTTTGTAATTTCACTGTCAAATGCTTTACCTGCTATTTTTACTGATCTAGAAATAACTATATCACCTGTAGAAATAAGGGCAATATCTGTAGTTCCACCACCGATATCAACCACTAAAATTCCTTGTGGTAATTCAATATTTATACCAGCACCCAAAGCCGACATTTTAACTTCTTCTTCAACAATTACTAATGATGCTCCCATTTCTTTTGCAACTAATTTTAAAGCTTGTCTTTCAAGTTCAGTAACACCCGATGGACATGCTAATAAAACAATTGAATTTTTTCAAATATTCATCATTTTTAGACGAGAAAATAAATGGCGTAATAAATCTTTTGCAGCATCCATATCTGCAATAACTCCATCTACTAATGGGGTTACAATTCGTATATGATCATGAGTTTTTCCAAGCATATCATATGCATCATCACCCATTGCAATAATTTTATTTGTATTATTATCATAAGCCATTAATGATGGTTGGTCATAAACTAAACCTTGTCCAGAAACATATGCCAAAATATTTGAGGTACCTAAATCTAGTGAAATAAACGTTCTTTCTTCTTTATCCATTTTATTAATTCCTTTCTACAAAATAAATTTAAAAAAAGATCCACGAAGCTAAACTTTGCAGATCTCTTATAAAATTGATTATTAATAACCTAATTCTTGATGATGACGTTCTGCTTTGACAATTTCAAAGATTTCGCTTTCAAATTTTTTAGTTCCATTAATAACGGCTAATAATGGTTGTTCACCAATTTTTGTAGGTAATTGTAGAGTATCAGCAAAGTATTTATCAACACCTTTGATTAAACCTCCACCACCACAAATAGTGATACCGTTTCTGAAAATATCTCCAGCTAATTCTGGTGGAGTATCTTCTAAAACTTGAACAGTTAGGTCAATAATACGTGATACAGGTACTTTTAGTACTTCGCGAATTTCTTCTGGTGTAATTTCGATTTCACGTGGTAATCCAGAAACTACATCACGTCCATAAACTTTCATACGTCTTTCATCTGGATATTTTGACAATGAACCAATATTAATTTTAATTGATTCAGCTGTTTTTGATCCAATTTCTAGACCATATTGTGAACGGATGAATTTTTGACATTCATCATTTAAATAGTTACCAGCAACTTTAATTGATTTTGATAACACAATATCACCAGAGGCAATAACAGCAATATCTGTTGTTCCTCCACCCATATCAACAATTAAGTTACCTGTTGGTGCGTAGATATTAACTCCACCACCCAAAGCAGCCATTTTAACTTCTTCTTCAACAAAGACTCTGTCGGCTCCTAAATTCATAGCAATTTTTTTAAGTGCTGTTTTTTCAAGTTCAGTAATAACTGATGGACATGCCATTAACATAATTGAGTTACGTAATGTTTTTGAAATACGTAATTTTGAAAAAATATAACGTAATTGTGCTTCTGTTGCACGGATATCTGTAATAACTCCATCAACCATCGGCCTTACAACACGAATAGTTTTGTTACCCTTTCCTATCATTTTATATGCTTCGTCTCCAACAGCGATAATGCGGTTTTCTTTAATTCGATATGCAACAATTGAAGGTTCGTTATAAACGATTCCTTGTCCTGCTATATAAACTAAAGTATTTGCAGTACCTAAATCCATTGAGACAAATGTAGGTTTTTTACTTCCTGCCATATTAATTTCTCCTCTCACATAATTGCTTTAATAATAAACATTTACGATTAATGAATGACCATTATGTATAAGTAATCCACAATCTATTAGTATTATACCACAAAAAACAATAATTATCTCACAATATAACTCTGTTTAAATCAATTTTAATAATAAAAAACACACTATTAGTGTGTTTTAGTTAATTTCAACTAATCAAAATAAACTTTGTTTTAATACAATGAAGCATTAATAAATGTTACTGAAATAGTTTGTGTTCCTGTTAGTAATTTTGAATCAGTTGTAGCTGTAATTTTAACAGTAACTCCAGCACTTAAATCACTAGCAACAATTGCTGTTGTATCTAATGTATAATCTGCTGATGTAACACCTGAAACTACTTCAACAAGTTGTGTTTGAACATCTGTTGTAACTTTTTCTACAGCAGCAGTTGCTTCATCTGAAGTTACAGCTTTGTTATTTGCAACAGTATTGTCAACTGCTGTAAATGTAACTTTTGCTAAATCAGTTGTAGTTGAAGCTTCTTTAGTGATTTTTACTGTATATACTTTTAAAGTTTCTAGAACATCTGTATCTGTATCTGCTTTAGTTGCTGCAGGTTTAAATGCAGCAAAGATAGCTTTTACTTCCATTCCTTTTTCTCAATTTGTATAGTCTGCTTTATTAGCATCAAGTAATTTATTGTAATCTGCTTGATTTGTAGTTCCAACTGCTAAATCAGATGTATCTGCGTCAGATTTTACGATACTACCAATTAAACCTTTAACATCATCTCCTACTTTTCCAGTTACACCAGTTACAACTAAAGCATCTGTTGGAGTTGTAGAAAATGATAATTCTACTGTACTTGTATCTGTATCAGATGATGAATCACAAGCAACTACTGTTGATGCTCCTGTAGAAATTAAACCAAAAGTAGCTAATAATGATAATAATTTTTTCATGATATCTTTGTTCCTTTCTTCATAATACGCCAACTTAATTGACTACCTTGACTATAATTCTTTTTATAAAAAAGTCAAGAATTTTTAAAATATTATAAAACTTAAAAATATGAATAAGAAAAAATCTTTATATATTGAATTTAATTCTCGCAAACAATACATAAAGATTTACAATTATTATTTAATCAAATTAAAATGATCTTAAATTTTCTTTATCTTCTATTTTTCTTTCTAATTCTTTTCTTACTTGCTTTTCATATGCTATTGCGCCATCAATAACAGTTGTTAAACAATTTTTTGCAATTTTTACTGGTATTTCAAAATATTCTTCTAGAAAATCTTTTGTTCCATTTAGTTTACCCATACCACCAGTAACTGTTATTCCATTTCTCAAAATATCTATTGTTAACTCACTTGGAGTTTCTTCTAATAACTGTGTAATCAAAGAAGTTATATTATTATATGAAAGTTGAAGAATTTTAGTTAATTCTGTATCTGTTAAATAAATTTCTTTTGGTAATCCAGACAAAACTTCTATTCCTAGAATTTTTTCTTTTAATGGCATTTTAGATTTAACTAGTGTTCCTATTTTAATTTTTAGTTGTTCTCCAAATGAATCTGCAATTGCTAAATTATGTTTAGTTCTAATAAATTTAATAATTTCTTGATCCATTACAGCTCCAGCAGTTCTTGTTCATTTATATGAAACTACATCACCAGATGCTATAGTTGCAGCAGTAGCTTTTCCAGCACCAATATCTAAAACTAAAACTCCTTCTGGTTCATTAACATTAATTCCAGCACCTAAACCTGCAAGCAATACATCATCAACCACTTGAACATAATATGCACCTAAATGTCTAGCAAAATCGATTAGCGCTTTTCTTTCTAATGAAGTTACAGATAATGAACATGCTATACAAATAATTGAATCTTGTAATTTATCTTCGTATTTTTTTAATATCTCCGCGAAAAAAATTTTTAATGTTTCAATACTTGCAACAACTCCCCCAACAATTGGTCGTTCAATCTTAATTGAGGAATTATGTTTACCAATCATTCTTTTTGCATCAAGACCAGCAGCAATTATTTTACGTGTTTTGATGTCCCATGCATAAATTGTAGGTTCATTAAATACAACACCTAAACCTTGAATATAAACTCTAGTCGCACTTGTTCCAAAATCAATTGCAACATATTTTTTTAATTTTCTATCCATAATTCTTATTGCCTCTCCATCTACATAAAATATAGAAATTCATTATGATTATATATTATTTTAATTAAATAATAAATTTTAAATTAAAAAAAATCATGTTAATTAAATTAACATGACAATAATTAAATATATTTTATTATTTAAAAGATGCAAATGTTGATGCAGCATCACGAAGATCTACAACTTCTAATCATTTTTCAATATTTTTTTCATATTGTTTTGCACCTTCAATAACATTCAATAAAGGTTCTGGTGCAATTTTAACACCTAATTGGAAAATTGATTCAAAATAAGTATCAACCCCGCGAATTAATGCTCCACCACCACAAATAGTAATTTTATTTCTGATGATATCACCAGCTAATTCTGCAGGTGTATTTTCCATAACTTCAACAATTAAATCTGTAATTTTTGAGAATGGAGACAATAAAGTGTTTTTAACTTCTTCTGGTGAAAGAACAACTTCTCTTGGTAAACCAGAAATAACATCACGACCATATGCGCGATATGTTCTTGAATTATCTATTTTTGTTAATGCTCCAATTTCTTTTTTTATTCTTTCTGCAGTTTTTATACCAACCAAAACATTATATTCTGCTCGAATATATTTTCTGATTTCCTCATTAAAGTTATTACCTGCCACTTTAATTGAACGTGAAACAACAATGTCTCCTGAAGATAAAATTGCAACATCGGTAGTTCCTCCTCCGATATCCACAACTAAATTTCCTGAAGATAATTGAATGTTAATTCCAGCTCCTATTGCTGATAGTTTAACTTCTTCTTCTACTAAAACTTTTCTAGCTCCCATATCAACTAAAACTTGTCTTAAAGATTCTTTTTCAAGTTCAGTAACTCCTGATGGACAAGCCAATACAACTAATGCTTTTCTTAGAACTCCCTCTAATTTAATACGTTGAAAAATAATTTTAATTAAATCTTTTGCAGCATCCATATCTGCAATAACTCCATCTATTAAAGGTACAGTAATTCTAATATCTGAATTTGTTTTACCAAGCATTTCTGCTGCTTCTTCTCCTGATGCAATTATTGAATTAGTAAAATTATCATACGCAATATATGAAGGTTCATTATAAATAATTCCTTGACCGCCAAGATAAGCAATCGTGTTTGCAGTACCTAAATCTAGAGCAACAAATTCTTTTCTTTGTGTTCATGATGCCATAATATTCTCTCCTCTTGTTTAATATCTCTTTAAATATGTACTATGCTTATGTTACAAAAACAAATGCGATAATTTATTGTTCGATTAATCAAACAAATATTAAAATATCATCCTTGAATAAAGAGGCATAGTAAACTCTTCATGTTATATTCTATCATAAAAATAAAAATATATTAACCATTTTTAAACAATAAAAAAACTAACCCCTAAAGATTAGCCTCTTCATTATTTATAAGCACTGAATGATGAATTTTTATCACGAAGTTCAACAACTTCTAATCATTTATCAATGTTTTTTTCATATTCTTTTGCGCCATCAATAACTGTCATTAACGGATCTGAAGCTTTAGTTACTTTTAATTGGAAAATTGATTCAAAATAAGTATCAATTCCACGAATTAATGCTCCACCACCACAAATAGTAATACCATTTCTAATAATATCACCAGCTAATTCTGCGGGTGTATTTTCCATAACTTCAACAATTAAATCTGTAATTTTTGAGAATGGACCTAACAAGGCATTTTTAACTTCTTCTGGTGAAATAACAACTTCTCTTGGCAAACCAGAAATAATATCACGACCATATGCACGATATGTTCTTGAATTATCTATTTTTGTTAATGCTCCAATGTCTTTTTTAATATTTTCAGCTGTTCTAATACCAACCATAACATTATATTCTGCACGAATGTACTTTCTGATTTCTTCATTAAAGTGATTTCCAGCTATTTTTACAGAACGTGAAACAACAATGTCACCTGAAGATATAATTGCAACATCGGTAGTTCCTCCTCCGATATCCACAACTAAATTTCCTGAAGCTAATTGAATGTTAATTCCAGCTCCTATTGCTGATAGTTTAACTTCTTCTTCTACTAAAACTTTTCTAGCTCCCATATCAGCTACTACTTGTTTTAAAGCAGATCTTTCAAGTTCAGTAACTCCTGATGGACAAGCCAATACAACTAATGCATTTTTCAAAATTTCATTTAAACGAATACGTTGAAAAATAATTTTAATTAAATCTTTTGCAGCATCCATATCTGCAATAACTCCATCTACTAAAGGAACTGCTAAACGGATATTTGAGTTTGTTTTACCTATCATATCTCCAGCAGCTTCACCAGCCGCAATAACACTATTTGTAAAAATATCATATGCTATAACTGAAGGTTCATTATAAATAATTCCTTGCCCACCCAAATAAGCAACTGTGTTTGCAGTACCTAAATCTAAAGCAACAAATTCTTTTCTTTGTGTTCATGATGCCATAAGTATTTCTCCTTTCGACTTTCTATGCTGTTTGCACAAAATTATAAAAAGCTTATTGACTTTAATAT of the Spiroplasma endosymbiont of Labia minor genome contains:
- a CDS encoding FtsX-like permease family protein translates to MNLKLLFKNSFHSLKNNFGVLFIFFLFLLTSLSLIFGMLGLTFNLSDKLTYELYKINNRVDSQLSSEVTSQFSDKIQWSDQYKNDLVKFLNQDLAKNGFSDDVFLDINYDSELLTSLGNVDGYVQNVKDNVIIYKYYDKLIALWQISQKNFGNAFLEYVYNELKKDDFAFNTTKFAIPGFAGGDDLCMYATDFSDTKLKPFHLYKVNDVVEGKLNIYLTQNSYNKFLNSNLDLHIYLNGSTKLDYNIVGWTDSYFKMVKNTEYTVLCDSEELVKILSKNFNAEKYEMPPLYDKNIDKTFSGAHYLFEDLQNKSHKINYKRMITSIINNHSSWFVDGLSSQDLAEYAALYAGGYNPMEYSQYTLIITILDYVNILLIVIMLCLSAAILFFIIKQLIENDKEILFFLRNIGIKKINLAFINITSLVYPLLLALMFSILGMFVTQNVLFKSISNAYTFELDYFKIQWYIWLFIIMIVMAYFGIFFILIFVNISNSNLKPEKIYSISHTEKSLSFFKPVFRKIFHNNLFVSFGFKNFYKIIVSFIIIFLSSTIGLFGLIFNDSVNYTTSLIQQHFYPYKNSSSYMSPLLNGSENDFSVHPKYKYVDSTYEDNDSKRILPQIDNNNLLVGFCIGSVTPENCYPSLNKFPNVEGLYINNDDSNKVLNSNLTNYNDEYPNLINVFSEIQSLYLKIKGLYPSFNGMNYSAGTIYKQLNQLPFLSLSGKILNVKNGKTIGYPNRISLVSDDMLKSIGGLNEIGYTNDINSVNLNVNADILDYYELGLIDSQQVKIDDSVNLDFKYINATVDPSYKKLKNSFVLLEFDLLENNDLMITVPLLVRINNVDYKIINSTKQFLINQDSAMKLIKENLTYQLSGMNSILNQNSNDNLETELKFTNNIINFLNSSNFKISDFYNSFYSTNIIPKVYENFVLMASNGEIGDYSSYELSTDIIEKNTIISDDYLIITKFIKTTLSSITNIILNIMNFFTYLAVFTLLLLIYLVIKENESIFKTLKILGYYKRELLGYIILGYVISSVVAVVAGFGFSFLLYNIVKGEIANLYQFTLLFKVFPFYWMILFLIPSFYTFLITTTILIKIKNEKTIA
- a CDS encoding rod shape-determining protein, with protein sequence MDKEERTFISLDLGTSNILAYVSGQGLVYDQPSLMAYDNNTNKIIAMGDDAYDMLGKTHDHIRIVTPLVDGVIADMDAAKDLLRHLFSRLKMMNIWKNSIVLLACPSGVTELERQALKLVAKEMGASLVIVEEEVKMSALGAGINIELPQGILVVDIGGGTTDIALISTGDIVISRSVKIAGKAFDSEITKYIRSEYNLAIGKRTAEVVKKTVGSLVKYPNERSIQIYGRDIISGLPKEARISSEEVRNILLTAFSKITDLIIEVLENTPPELAGDVMRNGIMVCGGGALIRNIDKYFEGIFQLKTRVAPDPLNCVIDGTRAFEKVIRKRLEDGLYDHIKEDTYKYL
- a CDS encoding lipoprotein — translated: MKKLLSLLATFGLISTGASTVVACDSSSDTDTSTVELSFSTTPTDALVVTGVTGKVGDDVKGLIGSIVKSDADTSDLAVGTTNQADYNKLLDANKADYTNWEKGMEVKAIFAAFKPAATKADTDTDVLETLKVYTVKITKEASTTTDLAKVTFTAVDNTVANNKAVTSDEATAAVEKVTTDVQTQLVEVVSGVTSADYTLDTTAIVASDLSAGVTVKITATTDSKLLTGTQTISVTFINASLY
- a CDS encoding rod shape-determining protein, giving the protein MAGSKKPTFVSMDLGTANTLVYIAGQGIVYNEPSIVAYRIKENRIIAVGDEAYKMIGKGNKTIRVVRPMVDGVITDIRATEAQLRYIFSKLRISKTLRNSIMLMACPSVITELEKTALKKIAMNLGADRVFVEEEVKMAALGGGVNIYAPTGNLIVDMGGGTTDIAVIASGDIVLSKSIKVAGNYLNDECQKFIRSQYGLEIGSKTAESIKINIGSLSKYPDERRMKVYGRDVVSGLPREIEITPEEIREVLKVPVSRIIDLTVQVLEDTPPELAGDIFRNGITICGGGGLIKGVDKYFADTLQLPTKIGEQPLLAVINGTKKFESEIFEIVKAERHHQELGY
- a CDS encoding rod shape-determining protein gives rise to the protein MASWTQRKEFVALDLGTANTVAYLGGQGIIYNEPSVIAYDIFTNSVIAAGEAAGDMIGKTNSNIRLAVPLVDGVIADMDAAKDLIKIIFQRIRLNEILKNALVVLACPSGVTELERSALKQVVADMGARKVLVEEEVKLSAIGAGINIQLASGNLVVDIGGGTTDVAIISSGDIVVSRSVKIAGNHFNEEIRKYIRAEYNVMVGIRTAENIKKDIGALTKIDNSRTYRAYGRDIISGLPREVVISPEEVKNALLGPFSKITDLIVEVMENTPAELAGDIIRNGITICGGGALIRGIDTYFESIFQLKVTKASDPLMTVIDGAKEYEKNIDKWLEVVELRDKNSSFSAYK
- a CDS encoding rod shape-determining protein encodes the protein MDRKLKKYVAIDFGTSATRVYIQGLGVVFNEPTIYAWDIKTRKIIAAGLDAKRMIGKHNSSIKIERPIVGGVVASIETLKIFFAEILKKYEDKLQDSIICIACSLSVTSLERKALIDFARHLGAYYVQVVDDVLLAGLGAGINVNEPEGVLVLDIGAGKATAATIASGDVVSYKWTRTAGAVMDQEIIKFIRTKHNLAIADSFGEQLKIKIGTLVKSKMPLKEKILGIEVLSGLPKEIYLTDTELTKILQLSYNNITSLITQLLEETPSELTIDILRNGITVTGGMGKLNGTKDFLEEYFEIPVKIAKNCLTTVIDGAIAYEKQVRKELERKIEDKENLRSF
- a CDS encoding rod shape-determining protein produces the protein MASWTQRKEFVALDLGTANTIAYLGGQGIIYNEPSYIAYDNFTNSIIASGEEAAEMLGKTNSDIRITVPLIDGVIADMDAAKDLIKIIFQRIKLEGVLRKALVVLACPSGVTELEKESLRQVLVDMGARKVLVEEEVKLSAIGAGINIQLSSGNLVVDIGGGTTDVAILSSGDIVVSRSIKVAGNNFNEEIRKYIRAEYNVLVGIKTAERIKKEIGALTKIDNSRTYRAYGRDVISGLPREVVLSPEEVKNTLLSPFSKITDLIVEVMENTPAELAGDIIRNKITICGGGALIRGVDTYFESIFQLGVKIAPEPLLNVIEGAKQYEKNIEKWLEVVDLRDAASTFASFK